In Solobacterium moorei, a single genomic region encodes these proteins:
- a CDS encoding phage portal protein, whose product MNFTLGIGKIHGLPSVEEVKLRKLIKLWDNHKSSNDKKNRYYGGHVRLSDVNLGIALPNGLNSLEIGCEWGAKTVDVLAARSMFDGFVSSNGKNNDLLQKIMSDNRLISEYMKACKDQLKYGCTFATLSADEDIGCKIRFHSPLTASAIWNGEKGRIDCGLAIIDTKIDNKDQMYKPSHVNLYTDTDIWELTKISDSNEWEAEKFPHIMGRPLMEPLVWNATSDKPFGRSRIKEPVRRLIEGYVRTVANASIALEFSTTPQKYLLGITDEQYDALINEKFKTYVGSIIAGTTNPDTGQTPEFGQLSQGTLEPHVQMLRMLATQFSAATGLTVTDTGVVNDANPTSSDAILAQSQTLVLLAEQLNTTNSDALKVIARMAQAIVRGVELDKLTDEEESIVPHFKNPAMPSVSVTADAAVKIASVRPNFSQTDTFLEMVGFDQADIRRINAQEQRSRGTQVLSEEFNADISE is encoded by the coding sequence ATGAATTTCACGTTAGGAATTGGAAAAATACATGGCCTGCCATCTGTTGAAGAGGTAAAGCTAAGAAAATTAATTAAACTTTGGGATAATCATAAAAGTAGCAATGATAAGAAGAATCGATATTATGGTGGTCATGTTAGATTGTCTGATGTCAATTTGGGAATTGCACTTCCAAATGGTTTAAATAGTCTTGAAATTGGATGTGAATGGGGAGCAAAGACAGTTGATGTGTTAGCTGCACGTTCCATGTTTGACGGCTTTGTTAGTTCCAATGGAAAAAACAATGACTTATTACAGAAGATAATGAGTGATAATCGTTTGATATCCGAATACATGAAGGCATGTAAAGACCAGCTCAAGTATGGATGTACATTCGCTACATTATCAGCAGATGAGGATATTGGTTGCAAAATTCGCTTTCACTCACCATTGACTGCTTCTGCAATTTGGAATGGAGAAAAGGGAAGAATTGATTGTGGACTTGCTATTATCGATACAAAAATTGATAACAAAGACCAAATGTATAAACCTTCACATGTAAATTTATATACCGATACTGATATTTGGGAACTTACTAAAATTTCAGACTCTAATGAATGGGAGGCAGAGAAATTCCCACATATAATGGGAAGACCATTGATGGAGCCACTTGTTTGGAATGCTACAAGTGATAAACCATTTGGTAGATCAAGAATTAAAGAACCAGTTAGACGATTGATTGAAGGATATGTTAGAACGGTTGCAAATGCATCAATTGCATTAGAATTTTCTACTACTCCACAAAAGTATCTATTAGGAATTACAGATGAACAATATGATGCATTGATAAATGAGAAGTTCAAAACATATGTTGGTTCAATCATTGCTGGAACAACAAATCCTGATACTGGTCAAACTCCTGAATTTGGGCAACTTTCACAAGGAACATTAGAACCGCACGTTCAAATGTTACGCATGCTGGCAACACAATTTAGTGCTGCGACTGGATTGACAGTCACTGATACAGGCGTTGTAAATGATGCTAATCCTACATCTAGTGATGCGATTCTTGCACAATCTCAAACTCTTGTTTTACTTGCGGAACAATTAAATACGACTAACAGTGATGCCCTAAAGGTTATTGCTAGAATGGCGCAAGCTATAGTGCGTGGGGTAGAACTAGATAAGCTGACAGATGAAGAAGAAAGCATTGTTCCGCATTTTAAAAATCCAGCAATGCCATCTGTATCTGTTACAGCAGATGCAGCTGTTAAAATTGCAAGTGTTCGTCCAAACTTTAGTCAAACAGATACATTCCTAGAAATGGTTGGCTTTGATCAGGCAGATATCCGCAGAATTAATGCACAGGAGCAGCGCTCTAGAGGCACTCAAGTATTGAGTGAAGAATTCAATGCAGATATCAGCGAATGA
- a CDS encoding terminase large subunit, translating to MMKSVKSCQREKLMGSQEPSVRIVPDYEYSDGDDAVKILKIGKLRPDPWQENAMLDWMGRNEEELWSSSTCGLSVPRQNGKTLNVSGRSAAGMILFGEWVVYTAHLQKTATETFLELRGLFESPKLSKYVREIRNALGREQIILKNGGRIVFVARTRNGGRGLHGDLLIFDEAQELTTEQQASFLPALAASKNPQTIYIGTPPDEHCEGTVFRKIRDKAISGKSDNTSWSEFSEKEIGDVNDRSRWYRTNPALGRRILESTIASECEQMDADTFARERLGWWSPILENKEEYAIDKDAWNKCISDESKPEGKTAYGIKFSIDGTEVCLCGAVIPENGPARISQIERKSTSQSTRWLSDWLNERYHDASCVVIDGRNGVDLLIDRISETWRLKSSIIRPNAKDMISAATLLIDSVNENSLTWYRYQEDLNDSAINSTKRSIGGGYGFGGSNSIPIEACALALWGAKTSKRDPKRKMRIG from the coding sequence ATGATGAAATCAGTGAAATCTTGTCAACGAGAGAAGCTGATGGGAAGTCAGGAGCCGTCCGTTAGAATCGTTCCAGATTACGAATACTCAGATGGTGATGATGCTGTTAAGATTTTAAAGATTGGTAAGCTTCGCCCTGATCCGTGGCAAGAGAATGCAATGCTAGATTGGATGGGGCGTAACGAAGAAGAACTGTGGTCTTCTTCTACATGTGGATTATCTGTTCCTAGACAAAATGGAAAAACACTAAATGTTTCTGGGAGAAGTGCAGCGGGCATGATTCTATTCGGTGAATGGGTAGTCTACACTGCTCATTTACAAAAAACTGCAACTGAGACATTTTTGGAATTACGAGGACTCTTTGAAAGTCCGAAATTAAGCAAGTATGTTAGAGAGATTAGAAATGCTTTAGGCAGAGAACAGATTATTTTAAAAAATGGTGGAAGGATTGTTTTTGTTGCTAGAACAAGAAATGGTGGTCGTGGTCTTCATGGCGACCTTTTAATTTTCGATGAAGCACAGGAATTGACGACAGAACAACAAGCTTCATTTCTTCCTGCACTTGCAGCAAGTAAAAATCCACAAACGATTTATATTGGAACTCCACCGGATGAACATTGCGAAGGAACTGTTTTTAGAAAGATTCGAGATAAAGCAATTAGCGGAAAGAGCGACAACACATCCTGGTCTGAGTTCTCTGAAAAAGAAATAGGAGATGTGAACGATAGAAGCAGATGGTACAGAACGAATCCGGCACTTGGTAGAAGAATCTTAGAAAGCACAATTGCTTCTGAATGTGAACAGATGGATGCTGATACGTTTGCACGTGAACGATTAGGGTGGTGGTCTCCAATTTTAGAAAATAAAGAAGAATATGCAATCGATAAAGATGCATGGAATAAATGTATTTCGGACGAAAGTAAGCCGGAAGGAAAAACAGCATATGGAATTAAATTCTCGATTGATGGAACCGAGGTGTGTTTATGCGGTGCTGTGATTCCGGAAAATGGTCCTGCAAGAATATCGCAGATTGAAAGAAAGTCCACATCACAAAGCACAAGGTGGTTGAGTGATTGGTTGAACGAACGTTATCACGATGCTTCTTGTGTAGTGATTGATGGCCGAAATGGTGTTGATTTATTGATTGATAGAATCTCTGAAACGTGGAGATTAAAGTCGTCAATAATCAGGCCAAATGCAAAGGATATGATTTCGGCAGCAACTCTATTAATTGATAGTGTTAACGAAAATAGTCTTACGTGGTATCGATACCAAGAAGATTTAAATGATAGCGCCATAAATTCAACCAAGCGTTCTATTGGTGGTGGATATGGCTTTGGTGGTAGTAATTCAATCCCTATTGAGGCATGTGCATTAGCGTTATGGGGAGCAAAAACAAGTAAGCGAGATCCAAAACGCAAAATGCGAATTGGTTAG